The genomic region catggattctctaaaggagaagttctaactaaaatgttcagatcattaacattggaaacattgttctgcttctcctggaggacgtttcagtttggacactaggtggtgatcacgctacagcactacaccttattccagaagtagaagaaaaaaaacaatgttttagaagacatattgttactttaaaaattatttccttaaaagagtttgtaaaataaatcaaagaaacagtccttcggTTTAACTCTgcagttcaggcttccacggggtgcgttaaaatattttgtcaggCATTATCCCGCTTAAACCATGGTCaactagaaaataaataaatattcaattcgtttttagtacttttttttgttatatttgtggtttacatcactttttcacaaaaaagaggACTATTCAATCGGTGGTCCGGTGCcatattgtacatatacattttacctgggaaaacattgtgattaatcgtgattaatcacaacaccaAAGTGCAAATAATCCAATTATTTTGTAATCGATTGAcaacactaattaaaaataaatgttctaaatgttgaGTTTTCATATGATTATTTGTAGATATTTAGTGCTTGGCAAACACTTTCACTAAACAAGAAATTATAgcaattaattgtgattaattttgTCCAAGTTTgcaatttagttaattttttgtatCAATTCCTGGccctaaaaacaatataaaataatctgatgTAATCCTGTTTTCTGTTTGACAACATGTATGCACAAACCTGAACTTTGAAAACTATTCTCTCTTGGAACCGCTCGAATGTTCAGAGTGAAAAGTGGATTAAACTCGACAAAAGACGCTCCAGAGGGTGAAGAGGCCCCACATCCTTCTTCTCGTTTGTGTTCTTCGAGTGCTTTGCTTTTAATGAGGACCTGAGTGTTCACATGACGCACACATGCAAACCGGGTCAGGCTCCTTGATGAATCACTTCGAGGTGTTTGAATGCTGCAGTCTCATTGTGTTCCTTGTGTTTTGATGGAATGTGGTGTTCCACGCTGCCCAAACCCTTTGCCTTCCTGAAGCTCCTGAGCTGCCTCTGCAactgaaaagatgaaaaagcgGCCtggttttctctgcagctctccTGGACTCCAGAAACATAAACCTGAAGAACAGTTTAGACTTTTGTGCTCCTTCAAACCTGAAAATGTGAAGCAGATTTTCTCaggtttctgttttgtttttcgtttTGCTGAAGCTTTTGCATTTCTGCGAAGCATTTGGAACTTCCTTTGTGCCGCTTCACAAATGTGGGgaaatctgttttgttgttgttctccATTAACTCAtttcaggacaaacatttattaaagagttTCCTTTGTTATTGTTGAATGTGGGGAAACGAAGGGTCAAAGTTTTCAACGAGAACTTTAGTTCTAACAAATCCATTAGTTACTGAGAAGCTGTTTTTCATATGGATTAGATCTGGTGGGCTgtagtgctgggcaatatgggaaaaattgtatatcacgatataaattatttttaggaattgattgaaaaaaattaacgaattaatcgcaaacctgagGAAGAAGTTATTGCGATTAGTTGCGataattttgtttactttatttggCGACCACTGATTTTCTGTGAATAATCCCAATATAAATCACATTCAAAACTGTACAATCAgaacatttattgttatttactgctgtcaatctattaaaaaaaaaatgtgattaatcacatttttgtgttgttattaatcacaatgttttactgggTACATTTTATACAACAATATTAACTATCAATATTAACCGGAAAGTTAAAAAACTTTGACACAACAAACATGTCCAGAAGTCATTTAATGACACATCAATAAGAGATTTCAGGTTCAAAGATGTTTAAAAGTCGGAAATTGTTGTCTTATATGAAGTTCAACCTGAAGAGTTTCTTTTTGCAACTTTTCTTCTATATCACACATGTCAAAGTTAAtgtctcaggtaatgctatatatgcatttcataattttgtttaaaagttacaggtttaaaaatgtagttttagagtgttcaataaatgtttctcctgcccgtgacctaagttgtgttttggattttgccccttgtgggattgatTTTAACACTCCTGTTCTACATGATACTAAACAGGGACTGCGGCTACTAAACAGCCTGCTTAGCCCCATCATTAAACCATATCTGACGTCCACAGCTTCTGGGCTCATGCATGGTGCTGCAAATACCGGGCAGAAACACCCTGCTGATGTGCCCGGTATAATGAGAAGAGGACGTTAACGTCACTGGATGTTTTTCAACATTATTTAATGAAGGCCTCTCTTCTGGTTGATGGAGACAATGACCTCTTTGGGACCTCTCGTGTTTCACGTCACACTTTAACGTGTTGAATTGAATAGGTCATCAGTCAGAGGAGCTCATTCATCCGAAATAGAATTAATAACACAAAGTATTTAAAGTGAAGTGATGAAACGTCAtcatttattaaactgaaaCCCGTAAGTGTTTGGACAGCATGTTGACGGAGAAAGGCGATTGTACACACACGGCCTCATCACGGGTTTCCTCTGTGGATGTCTGCCTGTTATGGTCCACCACGGAGAAGGTTTTACACTGTGGCTGGCTCCTTCTTGCTTTCATGAGACGGTCGATGCATCTTTCAGAGCGACTCAGCcattaaagattttctttttatactgAAGGAGACTACTTGAGTTCTGAGGACTCAGAACAGTTTTTGAAGGCCTTCAGTCGAGGTGGACAGAGCCGGTTGTGATTGGGCCAGACTGCAGCGCCAACTGTGGGATGTGAGGAGCAGATGCTGTCCTACTGTGGGGGTGACCCTCTGTAAATGTGGGGGCTGACGTTGAAGAGCCGGCTCCGATACAGGTGTGCCTGCCGCTGACATAGCCCCATGCGACTCAGCAGCATCAGGGTGTCCCTGTGGAACGCCTTGGTGAGGATGGCATAAAAAAAGGGGTGCACACAGGAGTTGAGGGGGTAGAAAAGCACCAGGAGCACCTGAGGAGGCAAACAGGAAGCAGTCTTAGCTTTAAAAGCTGACATGTTTGGTTGAAGGGACAGAATCCGACAAACCTTGGAGTCTGTGAAGGTCATCAGCGGATGGTTGAAGGCTGCAGATAAGCCATAGAAGCAGACGGGAGCCAGACAGAGGAAGTTGGTGAAGATCAGAGCAGCCATGCGTTTGGCCATGCTGTTATCGGATCTGCTGGAGGCGTGCAGAGAGTTGTGCACCATGCAGTAGATGTGAAGGTAACACAAGCACACCACCATGAAGGCAACCAGGTTGGCAGTCAGGACGGAGACCAGGTACGCTCGGGCGGCCGTGCTCTTGGTGTCCATGGGGAGGCAGATGCTTACTCTCTGGTAGGTGTTCACACCGACCAATGGCAGCACGGCAGCTGTGATGCAGAGCAGCCAGCCAATGAGCATTAGCGCTGCAGCGTGCCGGAGCCTCATCTTCCTATGAGGCCTCATGGCGTTAAAGATGGCGTGCCAGCGCTGCACGCTGATTGACGTTAGCGTGTACACTGATAACTCACTGGCAAACACGGACAACACCCCCGCCAGACTGCAGCCACTTCCTGTCTGCCAGGCGACAGCGTAGCGATGATAATGGGAGCGCGTGTAAAAGTCCACGGACGCGATGAGCAGCAGGTACGTCCCCATGCAGCCGTCAGCGAAGGCCAGATGACCCATGAGGAACCGTGTGACGGACAGCTTCTGCTGGCAGCTCAGCAGGATCAGCAGCACTAACAAGTTGGCTGAAATGGCAACTAGACTAACTACCCAGACCAGAACTCTGAGGAAGGCCCGGCTCATCACGTCCTCACAGGGGTTCAGCGCGTCCGGCGTCGGTGTGCACGAGGGTCTGCTGTCAGTGTCCGCGCACATGGAGAGGTCAAAGTCCTGGAGCAGACGCTCTGCAGATGAAAACGCTCCTCTGGTTGAGCAGCTCTGACTGTTGTTGTGTGGTGTGAACTCTGAACCACCGCTGAGAGACCTCTGTGAGGAGCCTGCAGACGAATCCTGCTGCATCCCTAAAGCAGCCCTGATCAGGCTGCAGACCACCTCCTGAGAGCGCCTTCAACACAAACCACAAGGGAGGAGACCATCAGCAGAAGAAAATCCATCAACAGTTCAGCAATCGGGATATCATCTGTGATCAGAAGGAAGAACAGCCTCTTTTTATGAAGGTCATTAGCTCCTTCCACTGAAACCCAACAAGAAGTTCAGCCCATCAGAAATCTGCAGCTGGGCtgtgggcgggacagttggTGCTGAAGTGATCCCACAATGATATCCCAGGATAcctacactctctcccgctagcttacaacccctcctCAGCCAGTAAGGCCAGGTGGGCCCCATATAGTTTTAAAGTGGAattacgctagccagccgcccagtgGACAATGctagctagcttgatacagaggagctcgctagcttggtACAACAGAGCTCACTCACTTGCTACATttgagctcgctacagcggagcttgctagcttacaacAGCAAACTTCGCTTGCTTGCTACAATGGAGTtcgctacagcagagtttgctagctaGTCTTTAAATAACAATAAGAAGAAACCAAATACAAAGTAATAGTCATTTTTGCACATGGcattgaaactttaaaaatcttagtGGCTTCTTTTAGACACAGGAAAGGACTTGATTGAGGATATTCTTCAAGGTTGTTGCCCTAAAGGAACAAAGCTCCATCTGCAGCGCTCCGTCCTGGACAAAAGGCTCTGCAGGCTCCAGGAGCTGAAGCAGGCAGCTATTCAGAAAAGAACAGAACCAGCTTGTTGCTGTTTCTACAATGGTGAACAAAAATGCTCTCCAGAAATGGCAAAGTGTTGATGCCTCTTAACCCAACTAAGGGTTCATTATGTTGCTAAAGGGGAACCCTGAATGGGACTGAAGTAGCCAGGAATCAAACTAACATCTCTTAAACTAGACGACTCCACGCCATCCATCGCTCTGTTTGTGTGCAGAGCAttactgtatatgagaactggactgagtgactgtGACATCACTCAAACTcctttacttccagctccaaccaaatggcAGCAGTTCAGTTTGAAGTGAATTAAATGAAATCACAACaattaaatgctaattaaaaatgttaagttgAATGAAATCAACATACTTATGTTAGATTTACTaatgaaaagttaaattaaCATGACTGGTTTAAGTTGAAATTATTTAACATGAATAAGTTAAATCAACCTTTGGGAGTATCATTCAGTTTACTTATAACTTTGTGttgtactaaataaaaaaaattcatttcattttattttttagtttttaatttttcaccaGATCAAAGACATCAAAGCAGCTCCAACACGTCTGAGTATCACAAAAAATGGTGCCTGAACTGTTGGAGCTGGGAGTAAACCAGTTTGAGTGATGTcgcactcactcagtccagttctcatatacagttaaaGCTGTGTGGTTTGATCTGATCAAAGCTGTTtgcttccgatcagaggtcgaccccCCATGAGGGTTGCCCCATCCTGTCCAAGAGTCAGAGAAGGAGTgactccagaaaaaaacaaataatacaaaaataatattacattttagaaatcaaatacatttctttttaaaaaaagaagcaacaaaaataaaacgttccagaaaacaaaagtcatttccaGAAATGAAAGTGAAATGTTGTGATGTTGACGAGTGCAAAGCATGTCCAGTGTTGGTAGTTCATTCCAGGTAAGTTTTGGTAGAAGTGATGGTCAAAATTGATTTGTTGTTGTGActtgttagcttctctccactggctcctAGTTCAATTTAGagtcaagttcaaaatcctcctgttaacctataaggccctgaatggtgtggccccatcctatattagagatctcatagttccttaccaaccagtcagaacacttcgttcacaaaatgctggactgcttgtagttcctagaatttctaaaagtacagttggaggtagaaccttcagccatcaagcccctgttctatggaataagctcccagctcatgtcagagaggccagcacagtttctaccttcaaaactagccttaaaacattcctctttggacaggcgttctgccaggctagctagtaatcagagaataattaacataatgctTCCCCACTATAATGAAGTTTGGAGGAATAATTGTAATTATAATTTACATATTTCTACAATATTTGcttgaaatgctaaaaaatgtgtAGATTCTCTACAATTTAATATGAAAGGCTGCTAGTAGTTAGAAGcttctcctctattctttattagtTATTTTACGATAAGCTCTGttggtgcagtgggattcatgtgttgtttctTCTCTCCCACTCCCCTCCGAGGAGAGCGGGAGAGACTTCAGTTTCCAGGAGGCTTGTCGGTGCTCctgttcctggcagtggacctcgtcacCGGCACGTTTTGTGtctcggagtgggagagattccaggtggcttgtctgttcctggcagtggaccATGGCTCTGGCACGTCTTGCATCCCCAGCTGTCCTccagcccatctggatgaagcccatctgcttgTTAGATAAGCcgattcttctttaacagtcccagtacatctcctgtccgtcctgggggaggatctctccttcacgtggacatccctgaggtttcttattTGTTccccaaattgttttttttagaagtttttcctCTCAGAGAAAGAGGGTCTAAGGGTAGGAATGCCAGGTTAATTTAGTtcgtttagtttagcaaccagcaacagttcatattttatgactgagtTTATGTCTTTGTACAGTTAAGCCCACTGAGACGAATATAtggtgatattgggctatagaaataaaactgaattgaactgaatttgaACATCAGGGCCATTGTAGATATTTGTTCAAACCCCGCTCAGATCTTCTGTGGAGTCTTCAATTATGCAGTTGTTttgacaacatttaaaaaaaaaactgtcatttctaTGACACAGAAGTTGAAATTTGTCTGTgttgcacggtggtgcagtggttagcgctctcacagcgagaaggccccggttcgactcccggctgggacctttctgtgtggagtttgcatgttctccccgtgcatgcgtgggttttcaccggggactccggcttcctcccaccgtccaaaaacatgcttcataggttcattggtgactctaaattgtccctaggtgtgaatgtgagatgtggatgggtgtgattgaggccctgcgacaggctggagacctgtccagggtgaaccccgccttcgcccttcagtagccgggataggctccggcacccccgcgaccccgaaagggaagaagcagtcaggaagatggatggatgtaatcTTTTGGCGTAATTTTTAATGTGGATTTCTGTAAAGCCTTGAAATCTTTAAGACTATGTACAGAATtcaagttgtatttatttaatctagATTGTCATTCTTACactcataaaatatgtttgatttaCTTAATCAAGTCAACACAACTCAATTGTTtaaagtggaaataaaaaattttattttgtacaacACAAAGTTTTGAGTAAATTGAAGGATGCTTACAAAGGTTGATTTACCTTATCCGCATTAAGTACTTTCAACTTAAACCAGtcatattaatttaatttttcattagTAAATCTAACAATGGATTGTAGCCGCACACAGCgccaggcggagcttcaggaatcgagtcgttttacttgtgggtaggaaaaaactcacaaaaaactactaatatttcataaattaattGGTGTTTTAGTATTCCAAAGgtcatatatgatcatatatatggatatagttcactctgaaaggcttaagaagatcatggtatggctcctttaagTAAATtgaacatctatttttttgAGTGCATGTTTAATACACCAataacacagttttcattgagGTGAGTCTTTGTAAAGTGAGTAATGAGGGCAGTAATGGCTGTTTTCAGTCACTGCAGACCTGCTTCTGTTCTGTGTTTGGTTTGTGGAGAGCTCACCCTCTCCACCTTTGGAGCGTCTGCAGTCCGCAGCAGTGGCTCGGGAAGGTCAGCTCGGCTCTCTGCAGGTGAGGAAAGGCGCTGAAGGGGGGCATGACCTCCAAAGCCCAGACGCTTTCAGCTCGGAGCTTCTCAAGGGCCTCCATGCCGAGGGGGGGCAGGGAGCTGACTCTGGTCTCCGAGAGGTCTCTGCAGGAACAGCACAAACAGTTGGAAAAATGCTCTTTCAGGGTCAGGAATCATTTTGAAACTGGAAGCATCAATGCTGTCTGACTGATCCTCTCACTGTGAGACTGGATCAGGGATCTCATGTCTTCCttacttttttcaaaagcaTCTCCAACAACATGCAGCTATTCAATCCTCTGATTGTCAGCTCATTCTCCTGCACTAACGGAGAGTGAAAAAGCTGGGCTGTCCTAATGAAGTCTGAAGAACTTAAGCTGCAGATCAGTTTCAGCCAAACATCCGTTCTTGTCAGACACTCACAGGTGAGTCGGACCTCCAATCACACCAGAAAACGCAAAGTCATCCAGATGTCCCAAATCCTTGTTCCTGCTCAGGTCTCTGAAACACAAGCACAGAGCgtgactgtttttgttctgactTCTGATCACTAATGTGTGAAAAGTTTACAAACAAGATTTGGTattaatttgttgattttgttcTTGTTCATCATCGTTGCTGTACAGTAACTTCAGGAATCGTACACTTCCTCCAATCTGCTCCCGTTAAAGGCCAAACTCTCAATCTTCTTCATGCCGTTACCACTGAGGATTCTGGGAAAAAGAAATCAGTCACTGTTAAAACTCTCCAGGTATACGGAGGAAATCCCAAACTGCTGCATCCCCACATGCTATACGTATTACAGCCATTGCTTCACTGAGAGGGTTTAGTGTGGAAGACTAAAGTGACAAATCAAAAACTACATTAACGTTTAAGAAATTAATGAAACAGGATTTGAATAATTTCAAAGTGGAAAacagttttgattatttaattgttGAGTTACTCAAATGTCTTgaattaaactttgttttaaaaaaaaaatacctgcaTTTAAATATAGTTTAGTTACTGTCCCATCAGTGaactaaaattaaacattaatagTTCATTGGCTGGATTTATGACAATGAAGTCAGAACAGAAGTcgccatattgg from Oryzias melastigma strain HK-1 unplaced genomic scaffold, ASM292280v2 sc00317, whole genome shotgun sequence harbors:
- the LOC112140470 gene encoding thyrotropin receptor; this translates as MKFHLILTFVFMLLSVQRSLLLQVCPPLCRCDWNTNSVTCAGLEVLPLFCSCTQEVWMVGSKLLFIPQDAFISLPNVSRIHVSDDNTLTSLQRHSFFNLSRIVHIQLTSIKALSHIHQEAFKDLPNLKYLGISNTGLRSFPALQQIRSSQEDFMLEIVENAFIHVIPANSFSGISEHALTVILSGNGMKKIESLAFNGSRLEEVDLSRNKDLGHLDDFAFSGVIGGPTHLDLSETRVSSLPPLGMEALEKLRAESVWALEVMPPFSAFPHLQRAELTFPSHCCGLQTLQRWRGRSQEVVCSLIRAALGMQQDSSAGSSQRSLSGGSEFTPHNNSQSCSTRGAFSSAERLLQDFDLSMCADTDSRPSCTPTPDALNPCEDVMSRAFLRVLVWVVSLVAISANLLVLLILLSCQQKLSVTRFLMGHLAFADGCMGTYLLLIASVDFYTRSHYHRYAVAWQTGSGCSLAGVLSVFASELSVYTLTSISVQRWHAIFNAMRPHRKMRLRHAAALMLIGWLLCITAAVLPLVGVNTYQRVSICLPMDTKSTAARAYLVSVLTANLVAFMVVCLCYLHIYCMVHNSLHASSRSDNSMAKRMAALIFTNFLCLAPVCFYGLSAAFNHPLMTFTDSKVLLVLFYPLNSCVHPFFYAILTKAFHRDTLMLLSRMGLCQRQAHLYRSRLFNVSPHIYRGSPPQ